cagcacatttttttcatttcactcatttctcaagttACGGGTGGGTGTCTGTGAATACTATATATTTTTGTGCaatctgcagcctggttcttccctgcttctcattaatgaagggcttcttccttgctttatgggacttcagtcctgcttctaggagcctgatacgaactgtcctagcagtgcacttcacacctgcacttaatgtttcgcattccttttgaaggtcactttgaGGATGAGTGTAGTACCTCACCTTCTTCAAGTAGAACAGAAGAAATAACTTTATCATCTGTATAAGTGGCAGGAGTGGGGAAAAGTAAATGCCAATCCTGAAGAGAAAAAATAATGCACAGATGTGAGGGGATGTGAAGAGACAGATTGCTAAGATACCAAATGTGCTTAAGTATACGTTGTATACAAACAGATGTATAGTTGGAAGAAAGGTACCATGTCAGGGTCTGTGCATAGATCAGGTCTAAAACGTTTTTAGCGATATCAAACTCTGGAATCCCAATGCTTGGCATACATCTGGTTCCGACGATTCTGAGTCAGCAAATGGAACAAAATGTGGGAAttcatatcattaaaaacagctGTAAGTAACTGTATCAGTAAACATGCTTCAGAGAAACTGACCTGCGCAGAAACTCTCCGAAGAATGAGCCAAATATGGAGAAGAAGAAGTCGACAATCACGAGCCGGTACAAGTCTTGTCCCACATAAGATTCCCAACACTGACAATAATGCattgtgttactggttacacaCATCCATACAAAATGCAAACTCCTATAGAGTATATCAGGTCTTAGACGAATAATATGGTGATAAAAATGAGTCATTGACACTTTCATACCATTGGTATGTTTGTAGTCACATTGTTCACCCAATGATAGCACAGGATGCCGAGAATGGACATCTTTAAGAAGACATTTCTGGAAGGAGACGTATCAAAAATTCAGTCTTTACAAACATCTAACAAGTTCTCTTGTAAAGGTTAAAATCTGACACTAAGTTACAGGATAATCCCATTAAAACACAGTGCAAACATTTATATAAGGACTTAAACATTTATGCAGGACTTAAAAATCCTTTGTTTCAATTGTATATATGTGCACATTAAACAAATTTATGTATCCATAGGGTTCTTCTGCTGTAACATCAAAAATATTAAAGATGTCTTAGTCACAACAGTGTACCAACCCACAGGAGTTTGTCTTGAATCACTCTGACTCACTTCATCATTGCCTTTACCTAAACAGTCTCTAAAGGCCAAACGTCCTCATTCCATGTACCATCCCAGCGCTGTTCAGCTAGCTGTTCCTTCCTTCTTCTTCCATTTAAGGCCTGTCCAGTGTAATCTCCAACATCTCAGTGCACTTGAATCACCTCTTTgatctttttattattttagaatGAGTTCTGTACTACTAACGCACCATAAAAATGTTTGCTAGTATATGTGGTAACATTTTGTGTAAAACCTACTTTGAATGCCTTTTGGAATGTGGTTCTGCCTCAGTAGTTCCCATAAAGAACCTTTGAGTTGAGTATCTACAATGAAGgcactgaaaggctttcagcttAATGATTGCCTAGTTCTTTTTTTAACAGGATAtgtagtcgggggggggggggggggcagcatagtggtgcagtggttagcactgttgcctcacacctctgggacccaggttcgagtctccgcctgggtcacatgtgtgctgagtttgcatgttctccccatgtcgtcgtggggtttcctccgggtactccggtttcccgccacagtccaaagacatgctgaggctaattggagttactaaattgtttgtaggtatgtatgtgtgagtgtgccctgcgatgggctggccccccatcctgggttgttccctgcctcatgcccaatgcttccggaataggctccagaccccctgcgacccagtaggataagtggtttggaaaatggatggatggatggatgtagtcaGGGGAGAAGCTGTGGATCTGGTAGGACCTATTCCAAACCTGAGGATGATGACGTAGATCTGAAAGCGAGGGTTGGAGTAATTCTCCACCTTGCTGAGCAGTGAGTAGAGGAGTGGGATGACAAGGTTGAATAGGGACACCACGAATGGGAGAAGCAGAGTGGAGGCCTCTTCCTTCAGATTTCCAGGGTTCTGAGACACTTTGATCTGCTGTAGGGAAAAGCACATGGTCAACTAACCAAATGCCAGAATGTTACTTATAGCGCCGATTTGACAGGGATGGTGGTCAAGTATAGCTCTACTACTAACATCTATAGGTCTCGCTCCTGAGCCGCTGTAAGGAGAGAGGTAAGGAGTGCACGCTGATACAGagtgttgccacacccaccacatgacaaaccacctcagggatgggaACCCAAGGACAACCATGCTGCGGGTGATACCTCAGTACCACACAGTTTGAGTGGAACGGAACAGTGAAGTTTAttctggtggctggagtgccattcctgccaccaaccccccaaaagttggaggacctgcttgcagggctggatgtagattaacatcatacccaggatgaagcagaaTCACTCCTGGCATTCATCCAGGTTCAAACCAACCACCATTCTGCCCACTGAGAcactgtatgtgatgtaaatatactgcacatGTAAAATGTGTGTATCTACAGGCTATCAAAGGATGGTGTACCTCAGTCCTTTATGCTAAACACACCTGCAGATTGTACTGACATAGGTAGTATATGGCagcacaggagctggctgcaagCCCTGCGGAAACCACCCAGGTGCACAGGTGAATTCCAAACTGCTTCATCTTCTCTGACACGGCCAGGAAATCTGTCTGCATCACTTCCGAAAGAGACTCCTGGGAGGAAAGAGGATTGGAAGACAAGCGGTCTGGAGAGTGAACAGCGAAGAGAGCAGCAGTGCTGACTGTGAGGGGCGGAGCCAAGCGAGCACCTTAAGCTGGACACGCAGGTTATTCTTACGCTGTCGTACAGCTCTCTCATTGACCATGCTGAAATCCCAGCTGCACAGGAGACGCCAGGCGCTGCCCGAGCTCAGGTCCGAGAGCACAAAGTTCCTCCGGAACGACTTGGCCATGCTTCACGGTGGGAAGTGAGCAGGGGGGAGAGTGAGACAAAGagtcagatagacagacagaaaggaagacagacagacagaaagacaccgCCATGAGACCCCGAAATTAAAGTCCGGATAAAAGCTGTAATTTCCATTGAGATGTCAAATCAcgattttatttatgtaataatagtaattattattgctgttggggggaggggttatgGAGAAGTACAATTTCTTGCTAAAGAGATGGGAATCCTTGATCCTCTTCCAGTCCACTAACCTGTAGATAAGAGACACTCCACATAAGACCAGGTAGGCTGCGATGGTGAAGAAGTAGGCCAGCTGCATGTTGTACTCGAAGTCATTGTCCTTCGTCCCATTAATGTAGCCACCATAGTACATTACTGTCTGATTGAAATACCCCTGTGGAGAGCCGATGTACCACATTTACTTGTTGATGTTTACTGATGTATTTGACCTatatttttaatcataattgCCAGAAATGATTGAAAAATAGTTAATGGATTCCTAATTATATAGGTAACTTCAAGGCCATGTTTAGCAGTGTGACCATTGAAGGTGATATCTAAAATAATTACCGGAAGTATAAAACGTACATAAAACTTACAGCACCGGTGATCAGTTCTAGCCCTGTGAACCGTACATCAGGGCTCCTCCCTGAGGTCTGCACCAGCTGCGGGATGGTGATGAAGCCGAAGTTGACCAAGAAGGAGATGGTGTTGAACATGAGCAGCCACTTCAGGAAGCTGAAGTACGACAGGACGCTGGTGCCAAAACGGCCCCCGATCTCCTTCATGGTGCCCTGCCACAGCTGCACGGCCTGCCTGGCCGATGACAAGCCGACGCCACACCTGCGGAGAGACTGAGAGGCGTGTCCGATGGAGGGGGGTGTGCAGGAAGTGGGGGAGATGCCTTCAGAACATGGAGGAACTTTCTGCAAGGGTGACTTGGATGTCAACTTAAGCATTAAAAACAGTAAGCCACTCTCTCTGTAAATTCCCTGTATATTAATGCATGCCTGCAGCATTCTTGCACTCAATAAATTATGCAGTCTTGAATATGAATATGGTCTTAAAAGAACCCTTGGGGAGTTAATTTAAAACAAATACTTTAAGTCTCACCAAAGAAATCTGCTCAGAACAGTCCGCGGAACAAGTGAGCAAGAAGCCCTTCTTAGACGACTTTGATGCCAGTACTTGGTTCCTGAGTAAAGAAGCACAGATATGGCCCATCACACCCATTTTTATGGCAAACACTGTAAATTGTACAGACAGATGCATTTACGGAACTTTAAAGAGAGGGAGGGTAGCATAACATCAGATATATAAAACCTGGCAAGTTACTTCACCAGTCAGCTATTAATATGTTTAGTGTTAACTGTACAAAAACCAGCAACTGAGCTTGGACAAAGCCTGCCTTACCGGATATTTTTCTTGTCTTCCATGCACATGGGTAGGTCTCGGATGGCCTGGATACATTCCCTCGTTGACAAGGCCACCAGCTCTTTCACTAGGTCCTGCTCCTCTGTTGAAAATAGAAAGTAGCTAGAAAGTAATCGATCTAGAAAAAGTccagaaaagtttttttttttctgaattacGTTTTCAGTTCATTGGTTAATATCTGTTTACATGAATTCAGTGGCCTTTTTCTTTAGTAATTAAATGTTGTATGCTTTTGAGAAGGATATTTTACGCTTTAACCTCATCTAAAACTTCCCTTTGCTGTCACACATCTCACCGCTCATGATCTCATCCCTTACGTCTTCTTCAGTCAGGCCAATCTTCTCCAGAGCTACATTACCACCTGGCAGTAGACCTGTCTTCAGTGTTCCTCTCCGTCGCATTGATGTGACACCTGGGCAAAAGAGAAGAGGTTCAGTGCTTGCATGACCAAGCATCAAAGCGGCGAAGATGTGTGATTCGAGTGATTCCGAATGTGGAGTGATTGTgtggttccagcatctcagaaataTCCACCTAGTTGGGATTTTGAAACACTGAAGGTCtaaggtttacagagaatggtgtgaTGGGCAAAACCCATCTGGGCAGCAGGAGTTCTGTAGctgaaaacaccttgttaacgagagaggtcagaggagagtgGCCAGACTCATTAACGCGACCAGGCTTCTCTGAACACACAACTCATCTACCCAGGAAACAGTTCTGCGTAGGTGTACCTAATGAAGTGTTTATTTTCACACAGTTCACTCATTAATTACTCTATACTCCTaataacataagaaatttacaaacgagaggaggccattcggcccatcaagctcgtttggggagaacttaactaatagctcagagttgttaaaattttatctagctctgattctTATTATTATCTTTTTTCATTGTCTTGAGCATAAGTGGATCCTCTAAAAATACAACTTATTCTATATATTTGATCATTTTTCAACAGATAATTTAATTGGACGGAGTTCAAATGTTATTTCAACAAATGTCTAAACAGCACACTCAGTATAACTACGTACAGCAGTTGTTTCATCTGGCTACCATAGGAGCTGATGTTAAATTATATAGTATATTCTAGTAGTATTTAATTAAAGTAtacagtatattagtatatatgTTGAATTATAAAGAATATATGTGTAAGCAAATTAGGTGATTCCCTTACAGGAAACCCATCTGTCCCTTTGCTGGAACATAAAGAGGGACGGTCCCTGAGAAAAGGTCTTTTATCCAGGAAGTTATACGAGTTGGGGAGAGATAACATGCCATAAAAATTTGTTAAATTATTACCTTATACCAGGAAAAAATGCcctttaaatattaaatgtctAATCAAAGTTCACTCACAAGATAAGACCCAAGAAAGTTTTTTGTAACgtacaaaaataacaaaaaataattTTCCTTATAGGTAACATTTCACCTTGTCCTACCTCACAGTCTGCCTTATCTCCAGTTAACCATAAGGACCTATTAGGCAGATGGCAGCAGACATTCACTATTTCCCGTCTGAACCCTGCCTGTTCTCTCGTTTGTGAGTCCAGTAGCAGTTGCCCTTTGCCCCCAGTTGGAGGTAGCAAGCTTTGTCTCTCTGTAAGATAATGACTAACTTCAAATCAAGGTTGATTATGTTTCAGAGCTACTGAACCTACAACATGCTTATATTAATAAAGTGAAACACAAACAGCAGGTCAGGCTTAATAAATAACCAAAGCAGCTGGGAGCTCAGCCTCTTATTTCCACTTCGCCTGGGTGTCAGACACAGCGCGGCTCTAATTGGCTTGTGAAACCGTAAAAGACTCCAGGAAGCACGACAGACAGAAAGAATTTAAGTGTCTTGACACCTTTGGCTCATAACTTGTGTTCTGCACACATAAACTAGACATTTCCTTTTACTAGTATTCAGTCAAGCCTGTGTGCATGTCAGTGTTTGCATGACCGTAATTAAGACCCCAGACTAAGGGCAATGCTGTGGTCTATGCAGCAGGCAGATAAAGGTTCTTCACTGCAGGAATCCAGACAGGAAATCCCACCAGTTAGGTGAGCTTCCGGCTCAAAGATTGGATTGTCGTTACAGTGATCCGCTTCCAAAGAAATCTCAAACTGACATTGCTGAATAATCTCAACACACTGAGCTCTACACACTTTTACCCAGAACAAAGGTTTGAGACTCATCTGTAAAacaggcattttttttcaggACTCTGGGTGTATTGTATCATGCTAAATGTGACCTAGCACGATTATCTCTATCTCTGAGTAGTATAATATGCTCTTATTCAGGTTTTACGCATTGACCTAGAATTTGACTAATTGATCGTCCATTCCCACTTTATCCAAAAAAGGTCATGCTGAGCTTATGCCAGGAAGCACAAAGCtcaaggcagaggacaccctgaacaggataccAGTCTGCAGGCATCAGGCACTGCAGTCACTCAGTTACACACCCAACATATTAAGCAATTTAGAGAAACCGTTTTACTTGAACTGAATGGCACACTCTACACCAACACAGCAGGGATGAAAACCAAACCCATAATTCTGCAAGTGTAAGGTGATGGTTGTAACCATATAATCACTGTGTCCCTCAGTCTCTAAATGACAGGAAATTTAAAGAAATGTGAAACATCACTGTAGTGTTTAGCATTAGAGCTGTTATGGCTTTGAAACATCTTACTTATTGACTTTACAGCCTTACTCATTCGCAGCGTCCCCGGGGGCTGCTCCTCATGGCGGAATGTACTGGAATCCATCGGCAAATTCATTCGTATCTGACCGTTGCCTGGCTCTATCGAGGAAAAGAAGAAGATGCAGTAACtttatttaacagacacttGTGTCCAAAGCAACGTACAACTGATGAAAAACAGCATTTCACAGCAACATAAGCTCAGCTGCACTGGCCAGGAATTGAATACGGGCAGCTATGCTAACCAATGCTGTGGGCAAACATCGTAAACATAGTCAAATATAAAACAGCTGTCTTTTAAATGGAGACCTTTCTGTTAGCATACCGTGGTTAAGCTGCCATGCCCTGTCTCCATACTGGCTGGAGAGTGGAACCATGGGAATGCTGTCCGGAGACCTCCAGCTGCCCTGACCCCTGAGCcagtcccccccacccacatgGAGTGGCAGCATGGCAGCGGGCTCTGGGTTCCAGTCATAATGGTTGTGATGATTACTCTTTCTTGAGGGACTGTCAAGGCCAGTAAACAATAATGTTATCttcatacaatatatatatatatatatatatatatatatatatatatatatatataattagcctcagcatgtttttgaactgtggggggaaaccagagtacccggaggaacatggggagaacatgcaaactccactcacATGGAATCCTGGCAGAGGTCCCAGAGGTCTGAGGAgacaccaccatgccccccccccccccccccacacacacacacacacacacacacacacagtatatatcATAACGGGACAGTTAATATATATGTTTTATACTTTGTTTACTCTTCTATGTACTGTTCAAGGGGCATTAATATATTTAGAATGGTATCAAGTTGGCATTCAAGACATTGAGATGACTCTGTACATTTTTCCAGAAAGCAAATTTTCAGAAAGTGTCCAATTTTAACGATACTCACCCCGTATAAACACAAGAATAACTTATTATGCAGGAGAAACATAAAAACTGATGGATAATTAAAAAACTCAAATCCTATAAACAAACATACACTGATGGgtgaagaaaaaaatacaccATTTGTGTCTTGTATGGTACATTTTACACTGAGTGAAACTATCACACATTGCAAAGCTCAGGACAGCTTTGTGTTACATGGAAACAGATTTCGAGAGCGACTGAGACAGACCTCCTGTCTATTTCCAGCGTTTCAGAGTCGTGGTAGGCAGGGTTGAAGAGGCCCTCCCCATCATAATAT
The sequence above is a segment of the Brienomyrus brachyistius isolate T26 chromosome 5, BBRACH_0.4, whole genome shotgun sequence genome. Coding sequences within it:
- the tmc5 gene encoding transmembrane channel-like protein 5 isoform X1, with product MSYYDGEGLFNPAYHDSETLEIDRSPSRKSNHHNHYDWNPEPAAMLPLHVGGGDWLRGQGSWRSPDSIPMVPLSSQYGDRAWQLNHEPGNGQIRMNLPMDSSTFRHEEQPPGTLRMSVTSMRRRGTLKTGLLPGGNVALEKIGLTEEDVRDEIMSEEQDLVKELVALSTRECIQAIRDLPMCMEDKKNIRNQVLASKSSKKGFLLTCSADCSEQISLSLRRCGVGLSSARQAVQLWQGTMKEIGGRFGTSVLSYFSFLKWLLMFNTISFLVNFGFITIPQLVQTSGRSPDVRFTGLELITGAGYFNQTVMYYGGYINGTKDNDFEYNMQLAYFFTIAAYLVLCGVSLIYSMAKSFRRNFVLSDLSSGSAWRLLCSWDFSMVNERAVRQRKNNLRVQLKESLSEVMQTDFLAVSEKMKQFGIHLCTWVVSAGLAASSCAAIYYLCQYNLQQIKVSQNPGNLKEEASTLLLPFVVSLFNLVIPLLYSLLSKVENYSNPRFQIYVIILRNVFLKMSILGILCYHWVNNVTTNIPMCWESYVGQDLYRLVIVDFFFSIFGSFFGEFLRRIVGTRCMPSIGIPEFDIAKNVLDLIYAQTLTWIGIYFSPLLPLIQMIKLFLLFYLKKVSLNRNCQPPRRSGRAAQMQTIYIALLFFPSFVGALSLVAYTVWCLTPSDSCGPFQGLNTTFEAVSLWMEDTAIISQFSWAVWIYSHMIKSELFFFLLALILLVLIYFFWQITQGRKMLIILLKEQIINEGKDKAFLLEKLRTFQNISLVPHHAENVHEPQYFERTYQTASDYTEGYQRGACPEEDTPPFASSALIQAMLARQQAEEEDDEY
- the tmc5 gene encoding transmembrane channel-like protein 5 isoform X2, giving the protein MSYYDGEGLFNPAYHDSETLEIDRSPSRKSNHHNHYDWNPEPAAMLPLHVGGGDWLRGQGSWRSPDSIPMVPLSSQYGDRAWQLNHEPGNGQIRMNLPMDSSTFRHEEQPPGTLRMSVTSMRRRGTLKTGLLPGGNVALEKIGLTEEDVRDEIMSEEQDLVKELVALSTRECIQAIRDLPMCMEDKKNIRNQVLASKSSKKGFLLTCSADCSEQISLSLRRCGVGLSSARQAVQLWQGTMKEIGGRFGTSVLSYFSFLKWLLMFNTISFLVNFGFITIPQLVQTSGRSPDVRFTGLELITGAGYFNQTVMYYGGYINGTKDNDFEYNMQLAYFFTIAAYLVLCGVSLIYSMAKSFRRNFVLSDLSSGSAWRLLCSWDFSMVNERAVRQRKNNLRVQLKESLSEVMQTDFLAVSEKMKQFGIHLCTWVVSAGLAASSCAAIYYLCQYNLQIKVSQNPGNLKEEASTLLLPFVVSLFNLVIPLLYSLLSKVENYSNPRFQIYVIILRNVFLKMSILGILCYHWVNNVTTNIPMCWESYVGQDLYRLVIVDFFFSIFGSFFGEFLRRIVGTRCMPSIGIPEFDIAKNVLDLIYAQTLTWIGIYFSPLLPLIQMIKLFLLFYLKKVSLNRNCQPPRRSGRAAQMQTIYIALLFFPSFVGALSLVAYTVWCLTPSDSCGPFQGLNTTFEAVSLWMEDTAIISQFSWAVWIYSHMIKSELFFFLLALILLVLIYFFWQITQGRKMLIILLKEQIINEGKDKAFLLEKLRTFQNISLVPHHAENVHEPQYFERTYQTASDYTEGYQRGACPEEDTPPFASSALIQAMLARQQAEEEDDEY
- the tmc5 gene encoding transmembrane channel-like protein 5 isoform X4 — encoded protein: MRRRGTLKTGLLPGGNVALEKIGLTEEDVRDEIMSEEQDLVKELVALSTRECIQAIRDLPMCMEDKKNIRNQVLASKSSKKGFLLTCSADCSEQISLSLRRCGVGLSSARQAVQLWQGTMKEIGGRFGTSVLSYFSFLKWLLMFNTISFLVNFGFITIPQLVQTSGRSPDVRFTGLELITGAGYFNQTVMYYGGYINGTKDNDFEYNMQLAYFFTIAAYLVLCGVSLIYSMAKSFRRNFVLSDLSSGSAWRLLCSWDFSMVNERAVRQRKNNLRVQLKESLSEVMQTDFLAVSEKMKQFGIHLCTWVVSAGLAASSCAAIYYLCQYNLQQIKVSQNPGNLKEEASTLLLPFVVSLFNLVIPLLYSLLSKVENYSNPRFQIYVIILRNVFLKMSILGILCYHWVNNVTTNIPMCWESYVGQDLYRLVIVDFFFSIFGSFFGEFLRRIVGTRCMPSIGIPEFDIAKNVLDLIYAQTLTWIGIYFSPLLPLIQMIKLFLLFYLKKVSLNRNCQPPRRSGRAAQMQTIYIALLFFPSFVGALSLVAYTVWCLTPSDSCGPFQGLNTTFEAVSLWMEDTAIISQFSWAVWIYSHMIKSELFFFLLALILLVLIYFFWQITQGRKMLIILLKEQIINEGKDKAFLLEKLRTFQNISLVPHHAENVHEPQYFERTYQTASDYTEGYQRGACPEEDTPPFASSALIQAMLARQQAEEEDDEY
- the tmc5 gene encoding transmembrane channel-like protein 5 isoform X3 is translated as MSYYDGEGLFNPAYHDSETLEIDRSPSRKSNHHNHYDWRSPDSIPMVPLSSQYGDRAWQLNHEPGNGQIRMNLPMDSSTFRHEEQPPGTLRMSVTSMRRRGTLKTGLLPGGNVALEKIGLTEEDVRDEIMSEEQDLVKELVALSTRECIQAIRDLPMCMEDKKNIRNQVLASKSSKKGFLLTCSADCSEQISLSLRRCGVGLSSARQAVQLWQGTMKEIGGRFGTSVLSYFSFLKWLLMFNTISFLVNFGFITIPQLVQTSGRSPDVRFTGLELITGAGYFNQTVMYYGGYINGTKDNDFEYNMQLAYFFTIAAYLVLCGVSLIYSMAKSFRRNFVLSDLSSGSAWRLLCSWDFSMVNERAVRQRKNNLRVQLKESLSEVMQTDFLAVSEKMKQFGIHLCTWVVSAGLAASSCAAIYYLCQYNLQQIKVSQNPGNLKEEASTLLLPFVVSLFNLVIPLLYSLLSKVENYSNPRFQIYVIILRNVFLKMSILGILCYHWVNNVTTNIPMCWESYVGQDLYRLVIVDFFFSIFGSFFGEFLRRIVGTRCMPSIGIPEFDIAKNVLDLIYAQTLTWIGIYFSPLLPLIQMIKLFLLFYLKKVSLNRNCQPPRRSGRAAQMQTIYIALLFFPSFVGALSLVAYTVWCLTPSDSCGPFQGLNTTFEAVSLWMEDTAIISQFSWAVWIYSHMIKSELFFFLLALILLVLIYFFWQITQGRKMLIILLKEQIINEGKDKAFLLEKLRTFQNISLVPHHAENVHEPQYFERTYQTASDYTEGYQRGACPEEDTPPFASSALIQAMLARQQAEEEDDEY